In a genomic window of Sulfurimonas denitrificans DSM 1251:
- a CDS encoding sulfite exporter TauE/SafE family protein, producing METVNIITIMTIAFLGSFGHCIGMCGGIVLAYSSIKIEPESSKISQSVAHLLYSLGRVFTYSILGAIFGAIGGVIIFSNSANGVLLIVAGVAMVLAGLSLMGKIKFLTLIEHSFSSSSAYKNLFKKVLNSKSNFSFFTLGMLNGLLPCGFVYFFAITAASTASPLYGAFVMMIFGLSTIPAMFGLGFLATLSRATSFRNMMVSLSSFAVVLYGAYTIYNGYDYLARADKTLSECHSK from the coding sequence TTGGAAACAGTAAACATAATAACTATAATGACCATAGCTTTTTTAGGCTCTTTTGGGCACTGTATAGGAATGTGTGGCGGTATAGTCTTGGCTTATTCCTCTATAAAAATTGAACCAGAGAGCTCAAAAATTTCTCAAAGTGTTGCTCATCTTCTCTACTCTTTAGGGAGGGTTTTTACATACTCAATTCTTGGTGCTATCTTTGGAGCTATAGGTGGAGTAATTATATTTAGTAACAGTGCTAATGGAGTACTTCTTATAGTCGCTGGAGTTGCTATGGTCTTAGCAGGGCTATCTCTTATGGGTAAAATAAAGTTTTTAACGCTTATAGAACACTCATTTTCATCTTCATCCGCATATAAAAATTTATTTAAAAAAGTGTTAAATTCAAAATCTAATTTTAGTTTTTTTACTCTTGGGATGTTAAACGGTCTTCTACCGTGTGGGTTTGTATATTTTTTCGCAATAACAGCGGCAAGCACTGCTAGTCCTCTCTATGGTGCTTTTGTAATGATGATATTTGGGCTTAGCACAATTCCTGCTATGTTTGGGCTTGGTTTTTTAGCAACTCTCTCAAGGGCAACTAGCTTTAGAAATATGATGGTAAGCCTCTCCTCTTTTGCTGTAGTTTTGTATGGAGCATATACGATTTATAATGGTTATGACTATTTAGCAAGAGCCGATAAAACGCTTAGTGAGTGCCATAGCAAATAA
- a CDS encoding PAS domain-containing sensor histidine kinase: MLKQYKEAIENSNIISKTDVDGIITFVNSEFCKISGYTKEELIGKNHNIVRHPDVHPFKFELLWQTISQKRVYKDTVKNLAKDGSTFYVNTTIIPILDENKNIAEYVAIRYDVTKEILLREELLKKEAEYEELNRSLEKRVAEQTKELKELNQTLEERVREEIEKNEEKQRVMFWQSRHASLGQMLANIAHQWRQPLTELSLAMFNIKKAMQNENGAEASKFYNESKHIIKNMSQTIDDFTNFFSPDKELHYFNIKDSITEAVLLLENVLSEQMISLKKELIDIKILGITNELTQVIVNLINNSKDAFIHNGILLREISIRIKKKSDFALIEFEDNAGGIAKENIEKIFEPYFTTKHKSRGTGLGLFMSRMICEQGLGASLDVVSKKHTTIFSIKIPLDEDEK; encoded by the coding sequence ATGTTAAAGCAGTACAAAGAAGCTATTGAAAATAGCAATATTATCTCTAAAACGGATGTTGATGGTATCATCACTTTCGTAAATAGCGAATTTTGCAAAATTAGCGGATATACAAAAGAAGAACTGATAGGAAAAAATCACAATATTGTTCGTCATCCAGATGTGCATCCCTTTAAATTTGAGCTCCTTTGGCAAACAATATCACAAAAACGCGTATATAAAGATACGGTAAAAAACCTAGCAAAAGATGGCTCCACTTTTTATGTAAATACAACAATTATTCCAATTTTAGATGAAAATAAAAATATAGCAGAGTATGTAGCAATACGTTATGATGTAACCAAAGAGATTCTTCTAAGAGAGGAACTTCTTAAAAAAGAAGCAGAGTATGAAGAGTTAAACAGAAGCCTTGAGAAGAGAGTAGCAGAGCAGACAAAAGAGTTAAAAGAGCTAAATCAAACACTAGAAGAGCGTGTAAGAGAAGAGATAGAAAAAAATGAAGAGAAACAACGTGTTATGTTTTGGCAATCTCGCCATGCAAGCTTAGGACAGATGCTAGCAAATATTGCTCATCAGTGGAGACAACCTCTAACAGAGCTTAGCTTAGCGATGTTTAACATTAAAAAAGCTATGCAAAATGAAAATGGCGCCGAGGCTTCAAAGTTTTATAATGAGAGCAAACATATTATAAAAAATATGTCTCAGACGATTGATGATTTTACAAACTTTTTCTCTCCAGATAAAGAGCTACACTATTTTAATATCAAAGATAGTATTACAGAGGCAGTTTTACTTTTAGAAAATGTTCTAAGTGAGCAGATGATAAGTCTTAAAAAAGAGCTCATAGATATAAAAATACTTGGTATAACAAATGAGTTGACACAGGTTATAGTTAATCTGATAAACAACTCAAAAGATGCTTTTATACACAATGGTATTCTTCTTAGAGAGATTTCAATACGTATAAAGAAAAAAAGTGATTTTGCTCTTATTGAGTTTGAAGACAATGCAGGCGGAATAGCAAAAGAGAATATAGAAAAAATATTTGAGCCATACTTTACGACTAAGCATAAAAGCCGTGGAACGGGGCTGGGATTGTTTATGTCAAGGATGATTTGTGAGCAAGGACTTGGCGCCTCACTTGATGTAGTGAGCAAAAAACACACAACAATATTTAGTATAAAAATTCCATTGGATGAAGATGAAAAATAG
- a CDS encoding type IV pilus twitching motility protein PilT yields MYRSVIMTQETNQQIDIKELLKSVLHFESSDLHLVAGSKPQIRIDKALKPLNLHVLSAKEIEDMAYALIEDKQKKIFEDKNELDFSFELENIGRFRANYYRTIRGIACAFRTIPVDVPPLEKFNNNPIFKELIKRERGLILVTGPTGSGKSTTLASMLHEINLTENKHIITIEDPVEFVHTNINSIFSQREIGSNTSSFATALKFALRQDPDVILVGEMRDKETISAALTAAETGHIVFGTLHTNSAPSTINRIIDVFDAKEQAQVRAQLASSLISVISQSLIPRVSGGIIATQEILIANTAIQNLIREDKVHQIYSQMQLNQNETHMTTQTDQLTTLLRKGIISKESAIKASNRPEELIRIIHNL; encoded by the coding sequence ATGTATAGGTCTGTAATAATGACGCAAGAGACAAATCAGCAAATTGATATAAAAGAATTGCTTAAGAGTGTTTTACATTTTGAATCTTCAGATTTGCACCTTGTTGCTGGCAGTAAGCCTCAAATTAGGATAGATAAGGCTCTAAAACCACTTAATCTACACGTTTTGAGCGCAAAAGAGATAGAAGATATGGCTTATGCGCTTATAGAAGATAAGCAAAAAAAGATTTTTGAAGATAAAAATGAGCTTGATTTCTCATTTGAACTTGAGAATATTGGTCGTTTTCGTGCCAACTACTATCGTACTATTAGAGGGATTGCATGTGCATTTCGCACTATTCCAGTAGATGTACCGCCTCTTGAAAAATTTAACAATAACCCAATATTTAAAGAACTTATAAAGAGAGAAAGAGGACTTATTTTAGTCACAGGTCCTACTGGCAGTGGTAAATCAACTACACTTGCTTCAATGCTTCATGAAATTAATCTCACTGAAAATAAACATATTATTACAATAGAAGATCCAGTTGAGTTTGTTCATACAAATATTAACTCCATTTTTTCGCAAAGAGAGATTGGCTCAAACACTAGCTCATTTGCAACAGCTCTTAAATTTGCTCTACGACAAGATCCAGATGTAATACTAGTTGGTGAGATGAGAGATAAAGAGACAATTTCTGCAGCCCTTACTGCAGCTGAGACAGGTCACATCGTTTTTGGGACACTCCATACAAACTCTGCACCTTCAACAATAAACCGTATTATTGATGTTTTTGATGCCAAAGAACAAGCACAAGTCAGAGCACAACTTGCATCTTCGCTTATATCTGTAATTTCTCAATCTCTTATACCAAGAGTTAGCGGAGGAATTATAGCTACCCAAGAAATTTTAATAGCAAATACAGCCATTCAAAACTTAATCAGAGAGGATAAGGTTCATCAAATCTACTCTCAAATGCAGCTAAATCAAAATGAGACACATATGACTACTCAGACAGATCAGCTAACAACTCTATTGCGTAAAGGAATTATCTCAAAAGAGAGTGCAATAAAAGCTTCAAACAGACCAGAAGAGCTTATTAGAATCATTCATAACCTTTAG
- a CDS encoding tyrosine-type recombinase/integrase, with the protein MSNELEAFIEYISVIKALSRKSVDAYTCDLKQIELALNKPLISLDSKTLFNLLSEYKNKRTLNRKLSSVNAFFDFCYKNQFVDEKKKVKFSKIPKLLPKFLSYQQIQNALSQVDRSSVLGLRDYAMIIFLYATGARISECLALRREDIEGEWLHIRHAKGEKERIVPIAFVAKTAVDAYMNELKKTKEYVWSNYKGEKLSRISAYKITQKYLGVSPHVLRHSYATALIAGGADLRVVQELLGHSSLLTTQIYTHIQKQDLKETLEVCHPMAKEHLWVE; encoded by the coding sequence ATGTCAAACGAATTAGAGGCTTTTATAGAGTATATAAGCGTTATAAAAGCTCTTAGTAGAAAAAGTGTAGATGCTTACACTTGTGATTTAAAACAGATAGAATTAGCTCTAAATAAACCCTTAATCTCTCTGGATTCAAAAACTCTTTTTAATCTTCTGAGTGAATACAAAAATAAGAGAACACTAAATAGAAAGCTATCTTCAGTAAATGCTTTTTTTGATTTTTGCTATAAAAATCAGTTCGTAGATGAAAAGAAAAAAGTTAAGTTTTCAAAAATTCCAAAACTTCTTCCAAAATTTCTTTCATATCAGCAGATACAAAATGCTTTATCTCAGGTTGATAGAAGCTCTGTATTGGGACTTAGAGACTATGCTATGATAATCTTTTTATATGCAACTGGAGCAAGGATAAGTGAGTGTTTGGCGCTAAGAAGAGAAGACATTGAGGGTGAGTGGTTACACATTAGACATGCAAAAGGTGAGAAAGAGCGCATAGTTCCAATAGCCTTTGTAGCCAAGACGGCTGTTGATGCTTATATGAATGAGCTAAAAAAGACAAAAGAGTATGTTTGGTCTAACTACAAAGGTGAGAAATTAAGTCGAATTTCTGCGTATAAAATAACACAGAAATATTTAGGAGTCTCCCCTCATGTTCTTAGGCACTCATACGCCACAGCACTAATCGCTGGTGGGGCAGATTTAAGAGTTGTGCAAGAGTTGCTTGGCCACTCCTCACTTCTAACAACACAGATATATACGCATATACAAAAGCAGGATTTAAAAGAGACATTGGAAGTTTGCCATCCAATGGCAAAAGAGCACTTATGGGTAGAGTAA
- a CDS encoding response regulator transcription factor, which yields MKNRVLKDLKIILVEDEENLARLLKEAIGDNFHSFTVAKDGIEGIEFFKKIRPDIVITDIMMPNLDGLKMAKELKRINPNIPIIILSAFSEKEKLLSAIDVGITKYFIKPFDAEELLEYISSITSRIENKILKLSDCYIFNKNTSSLYKNEKYIALSKNDIKFLYLLLDSKNRTVDDISIKEALWGGDASDERLRTFIKRFREKTSKMLIKNIKGFGYQLLLNEN from the coding sequence ATGAAAAATAGAGTATTAAAAGATTTAAAAATTATTCTTGTCGAAGATGAAGAGAATCTGGCACGTCTGTTAAAAGAGGCGATAGGAGATAATTTTCATAGTTTTACAGTTGCAAAAGATGGTATTGAGGGGATAGAGTTTTTTAAAAAAATAAGACCTGATATCGTCATCACTGATATCATGATGCCAAACCTTGATGGACTAAAGATGGCAAAAGAGCTCAAGCGTATCAATCCAAATATTCCTATAATCATACTAAGTGCTTTTAGTGAAAAAGAGAAACTGCTTAGCGCCATAGATGTTGGAATAACAAAGTATTTTATAAAGCCTTTTGATGCAGAGGAGCTTTTAGAGTACATAAGCAGCATAACTTCAAGAATAGAAAACAAGATTCTAAAGCTGAGTGATTGCTACATTTTTAACAAAAACACAAGTTCTCTTTATAAAAATGAAAAATATATAGCTCTTAGTAAAAATGATATAAAGTTTCTATATCTTTTATTAGATTCTAAAAATAGAACAGTCGATGATATCTCTATAAAAGAGGCTCTTTGGGGAGGAGATGCGAGTGATGAGAGACTAAGAACTTTTATCAAGCGTTTTAGAGAAAAAACCTCTAAAATGCTTATAAAAAATATAAAAGGTTTTGGATATCAACTTCTTCTTAACGAAAATTAA
- the polA gene encoding DNA polymerase I, translating into MSKTVTIIDTFGFFFRSFYALPQHLKNSQGFPTGLLTGFTNFISTLQKQHDSDYIVFAIDTKGDSFRKEIDPNYKANRQPPPQELSMQLPIAIEWIDKMGYKTLGFDGYEADDVIATVVRFAKEKSYNVRVVSHDKDLFQLIDDGRVVLVDAIKKQVMDEDECFKKYGISPKQFIDYQSILGDSADNIPGVKGIGKVGAEKLLIEYETLDNIYANIENIKPLGIQKKLLEFKEQAYMSKKLVTLSCSVFESFDFEEFKMDIENPFLNIYDELVKYEQNGILRALNAKNLVHVEAVKKVEAEAQTNKKVNFRAVLIDDAKELKRVLSELRDDTIVAFDTETTGLDYENDSLVGFSFCFNEDEAYYVPIAHFYLGVGEQISQEDAKIAIKKIFNSRVVGHNIKFDLHFVIRFLGEGELDIFADSMILAWLINPESALSLDKLSEKLLEHKMITFKESVKKGETFASVALEEACNYAAEDAYITLRLYYLFLEMLKDQGAEHLIEEAKEVEFPFIKTLLKMEMHGIELNSLFLEQFLAEAKDSLSELTKKIYELASLEFNINSTQQLGNVLFEQLGLPTSKKTKTGYSTDEKVLNSLLGEHEIIPYLLEYREVYKLYSTYIEPLLKLSQQDKESRIHTSFVQTGTTTGRLSSKNPNLQNIPTRTALGTKIREAFVAPEGKKLIGIDYSQIELRLLAHFTQDRVLVEAFMQDKDIHMQTAIALFGEEDAPLKRNVAKTVNFGLLYGMGQKKLSETLKITTAEAKEIIERYFSSFPSVKSYFRSIVDFSKEAGYVETLLKRRRYFDYESASPMFRAAYEREAVNSIFQGSASDIIKLSMNKIHKLIEDEKLNAKMLLQIHDELIFEVDTSEAEILGEKFKNIMQNIMPLNIPLKASMKIGDKWSELK; encoded by the coding sequence ATGAGTAAAACTGTAACTATTATTGATACATTTGGCTTTTTTTTCCGTAGCTTTTATGCTCTACCACAACATTTGAAAAATTCTCAAGGCTTTCCAACTGGGCTTTTGACTGGTTTTACAAATTTTATCTCAACTCTTCAAAAACAGCATGATAGTGATTATATTGTATTTGCGATAGACACAAAGGGAGATAGTTTTAGAAAAGAGATAGATCCAAATTATAAAGCAAATAGACAACCACCGCCACAAGAGCTTAGTATGCAGCTGCCCATTGCGATAGAGTGGATTGATAAAATGGGATATAAAACATTAGGATTTGATGGTTATGAGGCGGATGATGTTATAGCAACCGTTGTTCGCTTTGCAAAAGAGAAGAGCTACAATGTAAGAGTGGTGTCTCATGATAAAGACCTTTTTCAGCTTATTGATGATGGTAGAGTCGTTTTAGTTGATGCTATTAAAAAACAGGTTATGGATGAGGATGAATGTTTCAAAAAATATGGGATATCCCCAAAGCAGTTTATTGATTATCAATCCATACTGGGTGACTCTGCGGATAATATTCCTGGAGTTAAGGGGATAGGAAAAGTAGGTGCAGAGAAACTCTTAATTGAGTATGAAACTCTAGATAATATATATGCAAATATAGAAAATATAAAACCGCTTGGAATCCAAAAAAAACTCTTAGAGTTTAAAGAGCAGGCTTACATGTCAAAAAAACTTGTAACACTTAGTTGCAGTGTTTTTGAGAGTTTTGATTTTGAAGAGTTTAAAATGGATATAGAAAATCCTTTTTTAAATATCTATGATGAGCTTGTAAAATATGAGCAAAATGGCATTTTAAGGGCTCTCAACGCTAAGAATTTGGTACATGTAGAGGCTGTTAAAAAAGTTGAAGCGGAGGCTCAAACCAATAAAAAAGTAAATTTTAGAGCAGTACTTATAGATGATGCTAAAGAGCTTAAAAGAGTTTTATCAGAACTGCGAGATGATACGATAGTAGCTTTTGACACAGAGACGACTGGGCTTGATTATGAAAATGACTCTCTTGTAGGTTTTAGTTTCTGTTTTAATGAGGATGAAGCTTATTATGTTCCAATCGCACATTTTTATCTTGGAGTTGGAGAGCAGATCTCACAAGAGGATGCAAAAATTGCTATTAAAAAAATATTTAACTCTCGGGTTGTGGGGCACAATATAAAGTTTGACCTCCATTTTGTTATAAGATTTTTGGGTGAAGGCGAGCTTGATATATTTGCAGATTCTATGATTTTGGCTTGGCTTATAAACCCTGAGAGTGCTCTCTCGCTTGATAAACTCTCAGAAAAGCTCTTAGAACATAAGATGATTACGTTTAAAGAGAGTGTAAAAAAAGGTGAGACATTCGCAAGCGTAGCGCTTGAAGAAGCATGTAATTATGCAGCAGAAGATGCTTACATAACGCTAAGACTTTACTATCTTTTCTTAGAGATGTTAAAGGATCAAGGAGCAGAGCATCTCATAGAAGAGGCAAAAGAGGTTGAATTTCCTTTTATAAAAACGCTTTTAAAGATGGAGATGCATGGTATAGAGCTAAATAGCTTATTTTTAGAGCAGTTTTTAGCTGAAGCTAAAGACTCTTTGAGTGAATTAACAAAGAAGATATATGAGTTGGCATCTTTAGAGTTTAATATAAACTCAACGCAACAATTAGGAAATGTGCTTTTTGAACAATTGGGACTTCCTACCTCAAAAAAGACAAAAACAGGATACTCCACTGATGAAAAAGTTTTAAACTCTCTTTTGGGTGAACATGAGATTATTCCATATCTTTTGGAGTACAGAGAGGTTTATAAACTCTACTCAACATATATTGAGCCACTATTAAAACTTAGCCAGCAAGATAAAGAGAGTCGCATACACACCTCATTTGTTCAAACTGGTACTACAACAGGGAGATTGAGCTCTAAAAATCCGAATCTTCAAAATATACCTACAAGAACAGCTCTTGGTACAAAGATAAGAGAAGCCTTTGTTGCTCCAGAGGGTAAAAAACTCATAGGTATAGACTACTCACAAATTGAGCTTAGGCTTCTAGCTCATTTTACACAAGACAGGGTACTTGTTGAAGCATTTATGCAGGATAAAGATATACACATGCAAACGGCAATTGCCCTTTTTGGAGAAGAAGATGCTCCTCTTAAGAGAAATGTGGCTAAAACAGTGAATTTTGGACTTCTGTATGGAATGGGACAAAAAAAACTCTCTGAAACTTTAAAAATAACCACTGCTGAGGCTAAGGAGATTATAGAGAGATATTTTAGTAGTTTTCCGAGTGTAAAGTCATATTTTCGCTCTATTGTAGATTTTTCAAAAGAGGCTGGATATGTTGAGACGCTACTAAAGAGACGTAGATATTTTGATTATGAGAGCGCTTCACCAATGTTTAGAGCAGCTTATGAGAGAGAGGCAGTAAATAGCATCTTCCAAGGAAGTGCGAGTGACATTATAAAACTTAGTATGAATAAAATCCATAAACTCATAGAAGATGAGAAGTTAAATGCGAAGATGCTACTGCAGATTCACGATGAGCTTATATTTGAAGTAGATACATCTGAGGCAGAAATTTTGGGCGAAAAATTTAAAAATATCATGCAAAATATCATGCCTTTAAATATTCCACTAAAAGCTAGTATGAAAATTGGCGATAAGTGGAGCGAGTTAAAGTAA
- a CDS encoding TolC family protein encodes MKALHLSIALLALCSSFVVAQDKNSLEEYISDNKKEYFRLESDKVDSSSNVLRDSWISPLMLNYSYGVSEAYDTESITKKTSITIDQPIFQSGGIYFGIKYAEATRLYSQYSVDVAKRKLIKDAISLLMQIKQSEMRIQKQKLLIKNAEINLAQKKESYLSGQLDSGFLNSAIIDKNIAIQALYDIEANRERLISKFRVISDLDYEKATLPHLEIIEKEEFMVNNLSFKQSQSLSEKNRYFKSTTISKYLPKISIYAGYNMDRSENFAFQGGSLSGSRETDYINYGLKASMPLNISMFDDIQSAKVEYLVSKIEELDKKKELNALFEQVMQNLESLKKKRILSVENTQLYEELLAETKELYGAGYKTEYDVELLNNSLHVQKNDIEIYELDRQLELLTLYEIYKNEI; translated from the coding sequence ATGAAGGCTTTACATCTCTCAATCGCACTATTAGCTCTTTGTAGTAGTTTTGTAGTAGCGCAAGATAAAAATTCCCTAGAAGAGTATATATCTGATAATAAAAAAGAGTATTTTAGATTGGAATCAGACAAGGTAGATTCTAGTAGCAATGTTCTTAGAGACTCTTGGATATCTCCTCTTATGCTTAACTACTCTTATGGAGTTAGCGAAGCTTATGACACTGAGTCAATTACAAAAAAAACTTCTATTACTATAGACCAGCCAATTTTTCAAAGTGGTGGTATCTATTTTGGAATTAAGTACGCTGAAGCGACAAGACTATACTCACAATACTCTGTTGATGTAGCAAAAAGAAAACTTATAAAAGATGCAATCTCGCTCTTAATGCAGATAAAACAGAGTGAAATGAGAATTCAAAAACAAAAATTACTGATAAAAAATGCAGAGATAAATTTAGCACAAAAAAAAGAGAGTTATTTGAGCGGACAGCTCGATTCTGGTTTTTTAAATAGCGCAATTATAGATAAAAACATAGCTATTCAAGCTCTTTATGATATAGAAGCAAATAGAGAGAGACTTATATCAAAATTCCGCGTTATTAGTGATTTAGATTATGAGAAGGCAACTTTACCACATTTAGAGATTATAGAAAAAGAAGAATTTATGGTAAATAACCTCTCTTTCAAACAATCACAAAGCTTGAGTGAAAAAAATAGATATTTTAAAAGTACAACTATCTCAAAATACCTTCCAAAAATCAGTATTTATGCTGGATATAACATGGATAGAAGTGAAAACTTTGCATTTCAAGGAGGAAGTCTATCTGGATCAAGAGAAACAGATTATATTAATTATGGTTTAAAGGCTTCTATGCCTCTTAATATAAGTATGTTTGATGATATACAGAGTGCAAAAGTTGAATATCTTGTGTCAAAAATAGAAGAGTTAGACAAGAAAAAAGAGTTAAATGCACTCTTTGAACAAGTAATGCAAAATTTAGAGAGTCTTAAAAAAAAGAGAATATTAAGTGTTGAAAACACTCAACTTTATGAGGAACTCTTAGCAGAGACTAAGGAACTTTATGGGGCTGGTTATAAAACTGAGTATGATGTAGAGCTTCTAAATAACTCTCTACATGTACAAAAAAATGATATTGAGATATATGAACTAGATAGACAACTTGAACTTTTAACACTTTATGAGATTTATAAAAATGAGATTTAG
- the gatC gene encoding Asp-tRNA(Asn)/Glu-tRNA(Gln) amidotransferase subunit GatC yields the protein MQVDDVLLSRLEKLSFLKISEDKREEIVSQLSEIVNFVENLSLLDTQNVDEKFAMSNDSTFLREDTAFCDTSINESILKNAPLSSDNFFVVPKIIE from the coding sequence ATGCAAGTAGATGATGTATTATTAAGTAGATTAGAAAAGCTATCTTTTTTAAAAATATCTGAAGACAAAAGAGAGGAGATAGTATCTCAACTCTCTGAAATTGTAAATTTTGTTGAAAATTTAAGCCTCTTAGATACACAAAATGTTGATGAAAAATTTGCAATGAGCAACGATTCCACCTTCTTAAGAGAAGACACTGCTTTTTGTGATACATCTATAAATGAGAGCATACTAAAAAATGCGCCTCTGAGCAGTGATAACTTTTTTGTTGTACCAAAAATTATAGAGTAG
- a CDS encoding SAM-dependent methyltransferase: MRFSQYMSEWLYADNGYYATYKSIGKDGDFYTSVSSSKFFGGTIAKHIISLVDDGFLKKDSVVCEIGAHHGYFLADIIEFIYTLRPELLNSLEFVIIEKFDALQEFQKSYLQESFGDAIKLTHYKSLKELKCENAIFIANEIFDAFACELYYKGKVARVHESEIIFDIDDDWVSKKAKKYHKDRGEIAIGYEEFAKEMAECCDKFEFISFDYGEMQARPDFSIRVYYKHDVIPFFDENIKRDELFAKSDLTYDVTFEHVKDAFTEAGVEFIELRAQMVALVDMGILELLEILKEKTDEKIYKQELEKVKILIMPNFLGERFKMIKFRKK; the protein is encoded by the coding sequence ATGAGATTTAGCCAATATATGAGTGAGTGGCTATATGCAGATAATGGCTACTATGCAACATATAAAAGCATTGGAAAAGATGGAGATTTTTACACGTCTGTAAGTTCAAGCAAGTTTTTTGGAGGAACAATTGCAAAACATATTATCTCGTTGGTTGATGATGGATTCTTAAAAAAAGATAGTGTTGTCTGCGAGATTGGCGCACATCATGGATACTTTTTGGCTGATATTATTGAGTTTATATATACACTCCGACCAGAACTTTTAAATAGTTTAGAGTTTGTGATAATAGAGAAATTTGATGCACTTCAAGAGTTTCAAAAGAGCTATCTACAAGAGAGTTTTGGTGATGCTATAAAACTTACACACTATAAATCGCTCAAAGAGCTAAAGTGTGAAAATGCCATTTTTATAGCAAATGAGATATTTGATGCATTTGCTTGTGAACTCTATTACAAGGGTAAAGTGGCAAGAGTTCATGAGAGTGAAATAATTTTTGATATTGATGATGACTGGGTTAGTAAAAAAGCTAAAAAATACCATAAAGATAGAGGTGAGATAGCCATTGGATATGAAGAGTTTGCAAAAGAGATGGCTGAGTGTTGTGATAAATTTGAGTTCATAAGTTTTGATTATGGAGAGATGCAAGCACGTCCAGACTTTTCCATAAGAGTTTACTATAAACATGACGTGATTCCATTTTTTGATGAAAATATAAAAAGAGATGAGCTATTTGCAAAGTCAGATTTAACTTATGATGTAACTTTTGAACATGTAAAAGATGCATTTACAGAAGCAGGAGTAGAGTTTATAGAACTAAGAGCACAAATGGTTGCTCTTGTTGATATGGGAATATTAGAACTGCTAGAAATTTTAAAAGAGAAAACGGATGAGAAAATCTATAAACAAGAGTTAGAAAAAGTTAAAATTTTAATAATGCCAAATTTTTTAGGTGAGCGTTTTAAGATGATAAAGTTTAGAAAAAAATAA